GTATAAGGCGGATGCCAAGGCGCGCGCCCTAGGAACACGGCGGCCAACCCAACTACTTGCAACGGAATGCGCCCCAAAGAAGCCAAAGGTAAATACACCCACACCGATCATCACGATCCAGAGGCTATTGGCCAAGGTAAACAATAACCCAACCACCATCAGTAGCGGCATAATCCAAAGCACATTTCGCCGTCCAATTTTATCAGCCCATTTTCCAGACCAAGTGGACCCCACCATACCTAATAGGTATAAGGTAAACACGAGTCCGATTTGGCTATGAGAAAGCCCAAAAGGTGCTGCGCTTAAACGATATGCAAGGTAATTGTACAAACTAACAAAACACCCCATTAGCGTAAAAGAAACCGCAAATAACCAGCGTAGTCCTCTGTCTGAAAAATGCAGTTTTAGATCACTAACAAACATTTCTACATTAAGCGGCGTGGATTTAAAGTGTCTGGATGGTGGCAAAAATTTCCAGAAGAAAAAAGCAGAAACTAGACCAATTGCCCCTAATGTACCAACGGCAAACTGCCAGCTATACATTCCCGCTAATGCGGAAGACAAAAACCGAGCACTCATTCCACCTAAAGCACTTCCCGCAATGTATAAGCCCATGGACTGCCCTAATGACTGAGGTTCGATTTCTTCACTTAAATACGCCATGGCAGCCGCAGGTAAGCCAGACATCGCCACCCCAAGCAAGGTGCGCAATATCAAGAGTTGGCCAAATGATTGGGCAAATGCACTTAGCACGGTCAAAATGGCGGCGAGTGCTAACGCTAAATTCATTAAGGGTTTTCTACCAAACCGGTCGGCCGCTAGACTCGCAGGAATAAGAGAAATTGCCAATGCGCCAGTGGAAGCCGAGACCACCCCACTCGCTTGTGCGGGGGACAATTGAAACACATCAGAAAACACCAACATTAATGGCTGAAAGCCATAGAGCAATGCAAACGTGGATAAGCCACCAAAGAACATCGCACCATTTGCACGACGAAAGGCAGAGGTTCCAGCTTGCAATTTCATTGGGGCAAGATTTTCAATTGGATTTGTTTTCATCATTCCAGCTGGCAAAGCAGCGGCGGCGGCAGGCATTTCTATATTCCTTTTATCAGATAGCGTACAAGCT
This window of the Leeia speluncae genome carries:
- a CDS encoding MFS transporter codes for the protein MPAAAAALPAGMMKTNPIENLAPMKLQAGTSAFRRANGAMFFGGLSTFALLYGFQPLMLVFSDVFQLSPAQASGVVSASTGALAISLIPASLAADRFGRKPLMNLALALAAILTVLSAFAQSFGQLLILRTLLGVAMSGLPAAAMAYLSEEIEPQSLGQSMGLYIAGSALGGMSARFLSSALAGMYSWQFAVGTLGAIGLVSAFFFWKFLPPSRHFKSTPLNVEMFVSDLKLHFSDRGLRWLFAVSFTLMGCFVSLYNYLAYRLSAAPFGLSHSQIGLVFTLYLLGMVGSTWSGKWADKIGRRNVLWIMPLLMVVGLLFTLANSLWIVMIGVGVFTFGFFGAHSVASSWVGRRVPRARALASALYLFFYYLGSSMLGTTSGLMWGLGHWTAVAGFLFLILMVSTSIAIHLRKLQPLPTSQI